One stretch of Urocitellus parryii isolate mUroPar1 chromosome 12, mUroPar1.hap1, whole genome shotgun sequence DNA includes these proteins:
- the Sh3yl1 gene encoding SH3 domain-containing YSC84-like protein 1 isoform X4, which produces MNNPIPSNLKSEAKKAARILREFTEITSRNGPDKIIPAHVIAKAKGLAILSVIKAGFLVTARGGSGIVLARLPDGTWSAPSAIGIAGLGGGFEIGIEVSDLVIILNYDRAVEAFAKGGNLTLGGNCTVAVGPLGRNLEGNVALRSSAAVFTYCKSRGLFAGISLEGSCLIERKETNRKFYCQDVRACDILFGDVPRPAQAEDLYEILDSFTQKYESEAQRTNARRAARELHKAKELPPKPSSRLQGSSAAAQPSSSSQSNRNEYKLYPELSSYHETVGGSNQPVEVTALYSFEGQQPGDLNFQAGDKIIVTSKTDSHFDWWEGNLRGQTGIFPANYVTMN; this is translated from the exons A tgAATAATCCTATACCTTCCAATCTGAAATCAGAAGCAAAGAAGGCTGCTAGAATCCTAAGAGAATTCACGGAAATAACTTCTAGAAATGGACCTGATAAGATCATTCCTG CCCATGTGATTGCCAAAGCCAAAGGCCTTGCCATTCTGTCTGTGATCAAAGCTGGGTTCCTGGTGACTGCCAGGGGAGGCAGTGGGATTGTCCTGGCCCGCCTTCCAGACGGAA CGTGGTCTGCACCTTCAGCCATTGGGATAGCTGGGCTTGGCGGGGGATTTGAAATAGGAATCGAG GTATCGGATCTGGTGATAATTCTGAACTATGATAGAGCTGTTGAAGCTTTTGCGAAAGGTGGGAATCTGACGCTTGGAGGGAACTGTACTGTGGCTGTTGGGCCCTTGGGAAG GAACCTGGAAGGAAATGTGGCCCTGAGGAGCTCTGCAGCTGTCTTCACATACTGCAAGTCCAGGGGACTCTTCGCAGGCATCTCTCTAGAAGGGAGCTGTCTAattgaaaggaaagaaactaaCCGGAA ATTCTACTGCCAGGACGTTCGAGCCTGTGACATCTTATTTGGAGACGTGCCACGACCTGCGCAAGCCGAAGATCTTTATGAGATTCTTGATTCCTTCACCCAGAAGTACGAGAGTGAGGCGCAGCGCACCAACGCCAGGAGAGCAGCCAGGGAGCTACACAAG GCTAAGGAATTACCTCCAAAGCCCTCCTCAAGACTACAGGGGTCATCTGCAGCAGCCCAGCCGAGCTCCAGCTCTCAAA GTAACAGAAATGAATATAAACTGTATCCTGAGCTTTCCAGCTATCATGAGACTGTTG GCGGTTCAAATCAGCCAGTAGAAGTGACAGCGCTGTATTCTTTTGAAGGACAGCAGCCGGGAGACTTGAATTTCCAAGCTGGAGACAAAATCATAGTTACATCAAAAACTGATTCACATTTTGATTGGTGGGAAGGAAATCTTCGTGGCCAAACTGGCATTTTTCCAGCCAACTATGTAACCATGAATTaa
- the Sh3yl1 gene encoding SH3 domain-containing YSC84-like protein 1 isoform X3, protein MFSKLRGVRRWSAAVSCAPRKCLVNNPIPSNLKSEAKKAARILREFTEITSRNGPDKIIPAHVIAKAKGLAILSVIKAGFLVTARGGSGIVLARLPDGTWSAPSAIGIAGLGGGFEIGIEVSDLVIILNYDRAVEAFAKGGNLTLGGNCTVAVGPLGRNLEGNVALRSSAAVFTYCKSRGLFAGISLEGSCLIERKETNRKFYCQDVRACDILFGDVPRPAQAEDLYEILDSFTQKYESEAQRTNARRAARELHKAKELPPKPSSRLQGSSAAAQPSSSSQSNRNEYKLYPELSSYHETVGGSNQPVEVTALYSFEGQQPGDLNFQAGDKIIVTSKTDSHFDWWEGNLRGQTGIFPANYVTMN, encoded by the exons tgAATAATCCTATACCTTCCAATCTGAAATCAGAAGCAAAGAAGGCTGCTAGAATCCTAAGAGAATTCACGGAAATAACTTCTAGAAATGGACCTGATAAGATCATTCCTG CCCATGTGATTGCCAAAGCCAAAGGCCTTGCCATTCTGTCTGTGATCAAAGCTGGGTTCCTGGTGACTGCCAGGGGAGGCAGTGGGATTGTCCTGGCCCGCCTTCCAGACGGAA CGTGGTCTGCACCTTCAGCCATTGGGATAGCTGGGCTTGGCGGGGGATTTGAAATAGGAATCGAG GTATCGGATCTGGTGATAATTCTGAACTATGATAGAGCTGTTGAAGCTTTTGCGAAAGGTGGGAATCTGACGCTTGGAGGGAACTGTACTGTGGCTGTTGGGCCCTTGGGAAG GAACCTGGAAGGAAATGTGGCCCTGAGGAGCTCTGCAGCTGTCTTCACATACTGCAAGTCCAGGGGACTCTTCGCAGGCATCTCTCTAGAAGGGAGCTGTCTAattgaaaggaaagaaactaaCCGGAA ATTCTACTGCCAGGACGTTCGAGCCTGTGACATCTTATTTGGAGACGTGCCACGACCTGCGCAAGCCGAAGATCTTTATGAGATTCTTGATTCCTTCACCCAGAAGTACGAGAGTGAGGCGCAGCGCACCAACGCCAGGAGAGCAGCCAGGGAGCTACACAAG GCTAAGGAATTACCTCCAAAGCCCTCCTCAAGACTACAGGGGTCATCTGCAGCAGCCCAGCCGAGCTCCAGCTCTCAAA GTAACAGAAATGAATATAAACTGTATCCTGAGCTTTCCAGCTATCATGAGACTGTTG GCGGTTCAAATCAGCCAGTAGAAGTGACAGCGCTGTATTCTTTTGAAGGACAGCAGCCGGGAGACTTGAATTTCCAAGCTGGAGACAAAATCATAGTTACATCAAAAACTGATTCACATTTTGATTGGTGGGAAGGAAATCTTCGTGGCCAAACTGGCATTTTTCCAGCCAACTATGTAACCATGAATTaa
- the Sh3yl1 gene encoding SH3 domain-containing YSC84-like protein 1 isoform X2 translates to MCCSQSMHLMNRSVNLSSFLLICLLVLLIHHSLIPSLLQSKCQEAMNNPIPSNLKSEAKKAARILREFTEITSRNGPDKIIPAHVIAKAKGLAILSVIKAGFLVTARGGSGIVLARLPDGTWSAPSAIGIAGLGGGFEIGIEVSDLVIILNYDRAVEAFAKGGNLTLGGNCTVAVGPLGRNLEGNVALRSSAAVFTYCKSRGLFAGISLEGSCLIERKETNRKFYCQDVRACDILFGDVPRPAQAEDLYEILDSFTQKYESEAQRTNARRAARELHKAKELPPKPSSRLQGSSAAAQPSSSSQSNRNEYKLYPELSSYHETVGGSNQPVEVTALYSFEGQQPGDLNFQAGDKIIVTSKTDSHFDWWEGNLRGQTGIFPANYVTMN, encoded by the exons ATGTGTTGCAGCCAGAGCATGCACCTGATGAACAGATCCGTCAACCTCAGCAGTTTTCTACTCATATGCTTGCTTGTCTTGCTGATTCACCACAGCTTGATACCTTCCCTCCTACAATCAAAATGTCAGGAAGCCA tgAATAATCCTATACCTTCCAATCTGAAATCAGAAGCAAAGAAGGCTGCTAGAATCCTAAGAGAATTCACGGAAATAACTTCTAGAAATGGACCTGATAAGATCATTCCTG CCCATGTGATTGCCAAAGCCAAAGGCCTTGCCATTCTGTCTGTGATCAAAGCTGGGTTCCTGGTGACTGCCAGGGGAGGCAGTGGGATTGTCCTGGCCCGCCTTCCAGACGGAA CGTGGTCTGCACCTTCAGCCATTGGGATAGCTGGGCTTGGCGGGGGATTTGAAATAGGAATCGAG GTATCGGATCTGGTGATAATTCTGAACTATGATAGAGCTGTTGAAGCTTTTGCGAAAGGTGGGAATCTGACGCTTGGAGGGAACTGTACTGTGGCTGTTGGGCCCTTGGGAAG GAACCTGGAAGGAAATGTGGCCCTGAGGAGCTCTGCAGCTGTCTTCACATACTGCAAGTCCAGGGGACTCTTCGCAGGCATCTCTCTAGAAGGGAGCTGTCTAattgaaaggaaagaaactaaCCGGAA ATTCTACTGCCAGGACGTTCGAGCCTGTGACATCTTATTTGGAGACGTGCCACGACCTGCGCAAGCCGAAGATCTTTATGAGATTCTTGATTCCTTCACCCAGAAGTACGAGAGTGAGGCGCAGCGCACCAACGCCAGGAGAGCAGCCAGGGAGCTACACAAG GCTAAGGAATTACCTCCAAAGCCCTCCTCAAGACTACAGGGGTCATCTGCAGCAGCCCAGCCGAGCTCCAGCTCTCAAA GTAACAGAAATGAATATAAACTGTATCCTGAGCTTTCCAGCTATCATGAGACTGTTG GCGGTTCAAATCAGCCAGTAGAAGTGACAGCGCTGTATTCTTTTGAAGGACAGCAGCCGGGAGACTTGAATTTCCAAGCTGGAGACAAAATCATAGTTACATCAAAAACTGATTCACATTTTGATTGGTGGGAAGGAAATCTTCGTGGCCAAACTGGCATTTTTCCAGCCAACTATGTAACCATGAATTaa